A part of bacterium genomic DNA contains:
- the purE gene encoding 5-(carboxyamino)imidazole ribonucleotide mutase, whose translation MDKVLVGIVIGSDSDLTVMSQTIKILEAFKIKYEIVITSAHKTLGKTMEYAQNAKEKGLEVLICGAGLSAALPGVVSSQTFLPVIGVPVSSTQSALEGFDALYSILQMPSGIPVATMSIGELGAKNAALLTIRILALKYPTLYTQLKEYQNKLATELDEKDKKLNELGYEKYLRE comes from the coding sequence ATGGATAAAGTGTTAGTTGGAATTGTTATTGGTAGTGATTCTGACCTTACAGTGATGAGTCAAACCATTAAAATTTTAGAGGCTTTTAAAATTAAATATGAAATAGTTATTACCTCTGCCCATAAAACATTAGGAAAAACAATGGAATATGCCCAAAACGCTAAGGAAAAAGGTTTAGAGGTGTTAATTTGTGGTGCAGGGTTATCCGCGGCATTACCCGGGGTAGTAAGTTCTCAAACATTTCTGCCAGTAATTGGTGTTCCTGTTTCAAGCACACAGTCTGCCCTTGAAGGATTTGATGCGTTATATTCTATACTTCAGATGCCATCTGGTATTCCTGTAGCAACTATGTCTATTGGCGAATTGGGGGCAAAAAACGCCGCTCTTTTGACGATACGAATCTTAGCCCTAAAATATCCGACTCTTTATACCCAATTAAAGGAATATCAGAATAAACTAGCCACAGAATTAGATGAGAAAGATAAAAAATTGAATGAATTAGGATATGAAAAGTATTTAAGAGAGTAA
- a CDS encoding histidine triad nucleotide-binding protein yields the protein MACIFCKIINGEIPAKIIHQDDKVIAFADISPQAPVHILIVPKTHIPTILDLQEIDKDLVGHIYLLAKKLAIENNIDKSGFRVVTNCNRDAGQEVFHIHFHLLGGRKMGGVLI from the coding sequence ATGGCGTGTATATTTTGTAAAATCATCAACGGCGAGATACCAGCAAAAATAATTCATCAGGACGATAAAGTTATTGCCTTTGCTGATATTTCCCCGCAAGCACCAGTTCATATTTTGATTGTGCCAAAAACACATATCCCAACTATTTTGGACTTACAAGAAATAGATAAAGATTTAGTTGGACATATTTACTTGCTGGCTAAAAAATTAGCCATTGAAAATAATATTGACAAAAGTGGATTTAGAGTAGTTACAAATTGTAATAGAGATGCCGGTCAGGAAGTATTTCATATTCATTTTCACCTTTTGGGAGGTAGGAAAATGGGTGGTGTCTTAATCTAG